Proteins encoded by one window of Thalassoroseus pseudoceratinae:
- a CDS encoding biotin/lipoyl-binding protein produces the protein MVSVAPAQPVSPSQLPSDRRPIPLIRRTDLVVKRIDYRGEPHYVIKDPVGLQYHRLRPEQYAALERLDGVRSLEDIKHGLSREFPHVRPSLADVQHLVQDLHTKNLVQSDRPGQGVEMLKRDKKNKKKKLLSSLRNIMYLRLPGWDPERTLVKMYPYTRWLFNPWVVLTCLVFVASAWLLVLINFDTFQRKLPEFQQFFGWPNLIWMWVTLACAKVIHEFGHGLSCHHFGGECHEMGVMLLVFSPCLYCDVTDSWMIRSKWPRFFIGGAGMYIEVILSAMAIYVWWFTQPGLLNYLALNVFFVTTITTVIFNANPLMRFDGYYMLSDLLEIPNLRQKADGMLRETFAKCCLGIELRPDPFRPESGRGWLLLFSVASYLYRWLIVFGIAMFLYTVLKPYGLQSIGATMAFVSLSTFFYSMIAGTVRIFKTPRSEPLNKFRLGFFLFVVAVLVTLALSVPFPWYVESPMYVQPEDVRHVYVTTPGQVAEISVQPGDSVKPGDVLAVLKNPELSDRLQELESEHHVWTARLETALETNDAAGEIEAAERQVSLEKEIRELRRQVSELTIVAKIDGRIVPPPRKPMPPRDPSDPRLPPWHGTPMDSQNDKVWLETQTHLFSIAPKDTMEAVLVVDQGQREDISVDLPVQFRLDHLPGQVFDGKISMISHRHLENAPPSLSNKYGGPLPTVSGQNGEEQLTSIAYEATVQLAEQTESLRAGTRGEARVLVERRTAADWFWRWVRKTFYFRL, from the coding sequence TTGGTCAGCGTCGCCCCCGCACAACCCGTTTCCCCGTCGCAACTCCCTTCGGATCGTCGACCGATTCCGCTGATTCGGCGGACTGATTTGGTCGTCAAACGCATCGACTATCGAGGGGAACCGCACTACGTGATCAAAGACCCGGTGGGGTTGCAGTATCACCGATTGCGTCCCGAACAGTACGCCGCCTTGGAACGACTGGACGGCGTGCGAAGTTTGGAAGACATCAAGCATGGTTTGAGCCGGGAATTTCCGCACGTTCGTCCGTCTCTCGCGGATGTTCAGCATCTCGTGCAGGACTTGCACACCAAGAACCTTGTCCAGTCCGATCGACCGGGGCAAGGCGTCGAGATGCTCAAGCGGGACAAGAAGAACAAGAAAAAGAAACTTCTGAGTTCCCTACGGAACATCATGTATCTGCGGCTACCGGGCTGGGATCCCGAACGCACGTTGGTCAAGATGTACCCGTACACTCGTTGGTTGTTCAATCCCTGGGTTGTGCTGACGTGCCTGGTCTTCGTCGCATCGGCGTGGTTGCTGGTGCTGATCAACTTCGACACCTTTCAACGAAAACTCCCCGAGTTTCAGCAGTTCTTCGGGTGGCCGAACCTCATTTGGATGTGGGTGACGCTGGCATGTGCCAAGGTCATCCACGAATTTGGACACGGGCTATCATGTCACCATTTCGGGGGGGAATGTCACGAGATGGGTGTGATGCTGCTGGTGTTTTCGCCCTGTCTGTACTGTGATGTGACCGACTCGTGGATGATCCGGAGCAAATGGCCGCGATTCTTCATCGGTGGAGCGGGAATGTACATTGAAGTCATCCTGTCCGCGATGGCGATTTACGTCTGGTGGTTCACACAACCGGGATTGTTGAACTATCTCGCGCTCAATGTGTTCTTTGTCACGACGATTACCACGGTCATCTTCAACGCGAATCCGTTGATGCGGTTCGATGGCTACTACATGCTGTCCGACTTGCTAGAGATTCCGAATCTCCGTCAAAAAGCCGACGGCATGTTACGGGAGACGTTCGCAAAGTGTTGCCTGGGAATCGAACTCCGTCCCGACCCCTTCCGCCCCGAAAGTGGACGCGGCTGGCTGTTGCTGTTCTCGGTCGCGTCGTATTTGTACCGCTGGCTGATTGTGTTCGGGATCGCCATGTTTCTGTATACGGTTCTCAAACCGTATGGACTTCAAAGTATCGGAGCGACAATGGCGTTCGTGTCGCTTTCGACGTTCTTCTACTCGATGATCGCCGGGACCGTCCGAATCTTCAAAACGCCGAGGAGTGAACCGTTGAATAAGTTTCGGTTGGGTTTCTTCCTGTTTGTGGTTGCAGTGTTAGTCACTCTAGCGTTGAGCGTGCCGTTTCCGTGGTACGTGGAAAGCCCGATGTACGTGCAACCGGAAGACGTTCGGCATGTTTATGTGACGACGCCCGGTCAAGTCGCCGAAATCAGTGTGCAACCGGGTGACAGCGTAAAACCAGGGGACGTGCTTGCAGTTCTGAAGAATCCTGAATTGAGTGACCGTTTGCAGGAACTCGAAAGCGAACACCATGTGTGGACCGCACGGCTGGAAACTGCGTTGGAAACCAACGACGCTGCCGGCGAAATCGAAGCCGCCGAACGGCAGGTCAGCTTGGAGAAGGAAATCCGCGAGTTGCGTCGGCAGGTTTCGGAACTGACTATTGTTGCGAAAATCGACGGTCGCATTGTGCCTCCACCCCGGAAACCGATGCCGCCACGTGATCCGTCCGACCCCCGACTTCCGCCGTGGCATGGCACACCAATGGACTCGCAGAATGACAAGGTGTGGCTCGAAACTCAGACCCACCTCTTTAGCATCGCTCCCAAGGACACGATGGAAGCCGTGCTAGTCGTCGATCAAGGACAGCGGGAAGACATCTCGGTCGACCTGCCGGTGCAGTTCCGGTTGGATCACCTGCCAGGGCAGGTATTTGACGGGAAGATTTCGATGATTTCGCATCGACACTTGGAGAATGCTCCGCCGTCCCTCTCCAACAAGTACGGTGGACCGCTTCCGACGGTCAGCGGCCAGAATGGTGAGGAGCAACTCACCAGCATTGCTTACGAAGCGACCGTGCAATTGGCCGAGCAAACCGAAAGCCTCCGAGCCGGCACCCGTGGTGAAGCGAGAGTTCTCGTCGAACGCCGCACCGCCGCCGACTGGTTCTGGCGATGGGTCCGCAAAACGTTCTACTTCCGACTGTGA
- the ftsH gene encoding ATP-dependent zinc metalloprotease FtsH yields the protein MSDPKPERRPERSPQRPNRRESGDDAPKPSFSGGWLIVVVVIGLLIYFMYQQNPLNSGAKVLYSEFLDQLEAKNVEEVQFHGDVITGKWKQQINGEKQFNTPVPLPALQDPDLPKRIRRSGAVIAAEPADGQFGSQLILWLIGPVMIIAFFLFIMRRSADPMGGGMMGNFIRSQARRFNASEQRTTFDDVAAMQQAKMELQEIVEFLKNPAKFQRLGAQIPKGVLLMGSPGTGKTLLARATAGEAGVPFYSINGSEFIQMFVGVGASRVRDLFRTAKDNAPCIVFIDEIDAVGRVRGAGVGGGHDEREQTLNQILSEMDGFTPSEAVIVIAATNRPDVLDPALLRPGRFDRHITIDRPTREGRFQILKIHSRKVPLGEDVDLQEVANATIGFSGAELKNLVNEAALNAARTSRSAVNQDDFDYARDRVLMGPKREEVLSDHEKEMTAYHEAGHALLGWLLPDADAVHKVTIIPRGRALGVTQFLPDEERYSIGEKRLRTQLIVALGGRAAEKLIFDEYTAGGENDLKQVTRIARRMIANWGMSQAIGPVYFNQGEEHPFLGREMHEQRHYSDETARQIDEEVQRFLNGASAQAIEILTEQREHLDKIAESLQEHEAIDRKMLEEICGKPNQYSLNGHATKTE from the coding sequence ATGTCTGACCCGAAACCGGAACGTCGTCCGGAGCGTTCCCCTCAACGACCCAATCGACGTGAATCCGGTGACGACGCTCCCAAGCCGAGCTTCAGCGGCGGTTGGCTAATTGTGGTGGTTGTCATCGGTTTGCTGATCTACTTCATGTACCAGCAGAACCCGCTGAACTCCGGTGCGAAAGTGCTGTATTCCGAGTTTCTCGACCAATTGGAAGCCAAGAACGTCGAAGAGGTTCAGTTTCACGGCGACGTGATCACCGGGAAGTGGAAGCAGCAAATCAACGGCGAAAAACAGTTCAACACGCCGGTTCCGCTGCCTGCCCTCCAAGATCCCGACTTGCCGAAGAGAATCCGCCGAAGTGGTGCCGTCATCGCAGCGGAACCCGCCGACGGTCAGTTCGGTTCACAGCTGATCCTGTGGCTGATCGGCCCGGTGATGATTATCGCGTTCTTCCTGTTCATCATGAGGCGATCGGCTGACCCCATGGGTGGCGGGATGATGGGCAATTTCATCCGCAGCCAAGCGCGTCGCTTCAATGCATCGGAACAGCGGACCACGTTTGACGATGTGGCCGCCATGCAGCAAGCGAAAATGGAATTGCAGGAGATCGTGGAGTTCCTGAAAAACCCTGCGAAATTCCAGCGGTTGGGGGCACAAATCCCGAAGGGTGTGCTCTTGATGGGGTCACCAGGAACCGGGAAAACGCTTTTGGCCCGTGCGACTGCGGGTGAGGCGGGTGTGCCGTTCTATTCGATCAACGGGTCTGAGTTTATTCAAATGTTCGTTGGTGTCGGTGCGAGCCGCGTGCGAGATCTCTTCCGAACCGCCAAAGACAACGCACCCTGTATCGTCTTCATTGACGAGATCGACGCTGTCGGTCGGGTCCGTGGTGCTGGTGTGGGTGGCGGACATGACGAACGCGAGCAAACGCTCAACCAAATCCTCTCCGAAATGGATGGTTTTACGCCGAGTGAAGCGGTCATCGTCATCGCAGCGACGAACCGGCCAGACGTGCTGGATCCTGCGTTGTTGCGTCCCGGACGTTTCGACCGGCACATCACCATCGACCGGCCCACACGTGAGGGACGGTTCCAGATTCTGAAAATCCACAGCCGAAAAGTTCCGTTGGGCGAAGATGTCGATTTGCAGGAAGTCGCCAACGCCACGATCGGATTTTCGGGTGCGGAACTCAAAAATCTCGTCAATGAAGCCGCGTTGAATGCAGCTCGGACGTCGCGAAGTGCTGTCAATCAGGACGACTTCGACTACGCACGGGATCGTGTGTTGATGGGGCCGAAACGCGAAGAAGTGCTCAGCGATCATGAAAAAGAAATGACCGCCTATCATGAAGCCGGTCACGCATTGCTTGGGTGGTTGCTGCCTGATGCGGATGCCGTCCACAAAGTGACGATCATTCCGCGAGGCCGTGCTCTTGGCGTCACGCAGTTCCTACCGGATGAAGAACGCTACAGCATCGGTGAAAAACGCTTGCGAACGCAACTCATCGTCGCACTTGGCGGACGAGCGGCGGAAAAACTCATCTTCGATGAATACACCGCCGGCGGCGAGAACGACTTGAAACAAGTCACACGGATTGCCCGGCGTATGATCGCGAACTGGGGCATGAGCCAAGCCATCGGTCCGGTGTATTTCAACCAAGGCGAAGAGCATCCGTTCCTTGGTCGTGAAATGCACGAACAACGACATTACAGCGACGAAACGGCTCGTCAAATTGACGAGGAAGTGCAACGCTTCCTGAATGGAGCGTCTGCTCAGGCCATCGAAATTCTGACCGAGCAACGTGAGCATCTCGATAAGATCGCTGAATCGCTACAGGAACACGAAGCGATTGATCGCAAAATGCTCGAAGAAATCTGCGGCAAACCTAATCAATACTCCCTCAATGGCCATGCCACGAAGACGGAGTAG
- a CDS encoding ArnT family glycosyltransferase, with product MLFGADSVLPLRRPLQPPAIAKTDARTSQQYWQRIAVFGLIFAAGLMFFFRLGDFRVLGSHEVFAVAPARAMLETGDWVVPMYGGYPRLEKPPLIYWCLASWGQVCGDVSAATARFPTALAAVLLAALLGWWGNRWYSRWVGLAAALVQMTSIWVLIYGRKAEVDMLLCLLTTGTLLLVIEQPKDEDGLRSFIRWTVIFGMLAVTWLAKFHYGLGMVLPVVLMSILAERNWRRLWSFFNPLGWAFLAAAMLIWPYLVLQELPDAHRIWQRETLGRAVGTLGQDTWYYYGPKLLWMALPWTPFALLVVRESWRSAWIGRDRRERFLWIWLLTQFVVLSLSANKHKQYLMATLPVISLLSARGLVRLTADFATQRRQLGPSWCRGLIVATWCGGIALASVFWMREPELRWAGVWTGIAFATIGTVGFNFLRNGRVPEAMTATVLNLFVCTIIQIGWVMPARDPRSPLEEIAATCESVADPGRSICVYRLYREGLFCFLDTPAYCEDSAERFVSNMDSGERQYLIGWKPFIEDLNKSGRVNHLHVWPKTGTRTLPHMADLTLAEFIKD from the coding sequence ATGTTGTTCGGAGCCGACTCTGTTTTGCCGTTGCGACGTCCGTTGCAACCACCGGCAATTGCCAAAACAGACGCCCGAACGAGCCAACAATATTGGCAGCGGATCGCGGTATTCGGTCTCATTTTTGCCGCCGGGTTGATGTTCTTCTTTCGGCTGGGTGACTTTCGAGTTCTCGGCTCGCACGAAGTTTTTGCCGTCGCACCAGCTCGTGCAATGCTTGAGACGGGCGATTGGGTCGTCCCCATGTACGGTGGCTACCCACGATTGGAAAAACCACCGCTGATCTACTGGTGCTTGGCCAGCTGGGGCCAAGTTTGCGGTGACGTTTCCGCCGCAACCGCCCGTTTTCCCACTGCCCTGGCGGCGGTGTTGCTCGCGGCCTTGCTCGGATGGTGGGGAAACCGCTGGTATTCCCGGTGGGTCGGCTTGGCGGCCGCATTGGTGCAGATGACGAGCATCTGGGTGCTCATCTACGGTCGCAAGGCAGAAGTTGATATGCTGCTGTGTCTACTCACGACCGGCACGCTGCTGCTAGTCATTGAACAACCCAAAGACGAAGACGGTCTCCGTTCGTTCATTCGATGGACTGTCATCTTTGGAATGCTAGCCGTCACATGGCTGGCAAAGTTCCATTATGGTCTAGGCATGGTGCTGCCAGTCGTGTTGATGTCGATTCTCGCCGAACGAAATTGGCGTCGACTCTGGAGCTTCTTCAACCCGTTGGGATGGGCGTTCTTGGCGGCGGCAATGCTCATTTGGCCCTACTTGGTCCTGCAAGAATTGCCGGACGCCCACCGTATTTGGCAACGGGAAACGCTCGGACGAGCGGTCGGAACTCTCGGCCAAGACACCTGGTATTACTACGGTCCAAAACTGCTTTGGATGGCGTTGCCTTGGACACCGTTTGCGTTGCTTGTCGTTCGTGAAAGTTGGCGGTCGGCGTGGATTGGTCGGGACCGCCGCGAGCGATTCCTCTGGATTTGGCTGCTCACGCAGTTCGTCGTGTTGTCGCTCTCCGCAAACAAACACAAGCAGTATTTGATGGCCACGTTGCCAGTAATTTCACTGCTCTCCGCACGAGGCTTGGTCCGTCTCACGGCGGACTTCGCGACGCAACGAAGACAGTTAGGTCCCTCTTGGTGTCGCGGTTTGATCGTTGCAACATGGTGCGGGGGAATCGCATTGGCATCGGTCTTCTGGATGCGAGAACCCGAACTCCGTTGGGCCGGTGTGTGGACCGGGATTGCATTCGCGACGATTGGAACCGTCGGTTTCAACTTCCTCCGAAATGGCCGAGTGCCTGAAGCGATGACTGCGACAGTACTGAACCTTTTTGTGTGCACGATCATCCAAATCGGTTGGGTCATGCCGGCGAGAGATCCTCGATCGCCGTTGGAAGAAATCGCCGCGACTTGTGAATCGGTCGCAGACCCAGGCCGATCGATCTGCGTGTATCGTCTGTATCGCGAAGGGCTTTTCTGTTTCCTTGACACCCCGGCGTACTGCGAGGATTCCGCCGAACGATTTGTATCCAACATGGATTCCGGCGAGCGGCAGTATCTGATTGGTTGGAAACCGTTTATCGAGGACTTAAACAAGTCCGGCCGGGTCAATCATTTGCACGTGTGGCCGAAAACCGGTACACGCACATTGCCGCATATGGCGGATCTCACTCTGGCTGAGTTTATCAAGGATTGA
- a CDS encoding preprotein translocase subunit SecA, which produces MPANRVRMLRYWRAVDQILARSKQMRDWGDTKIRERALEIRWQARGGTPMKKLLVESYALVREASRRATGKEHYPVQILGGVVMFHGHIAEMQTGEGKTLTATLPAFLRALPGRGCHVITVNDYLAQRDAESNEAVYKLLGLTVGCILTEQEDDDRRENYKRDITYGTAKEFGFDFLRDRLKIGGGNEEIDRHRPFGTQGGTGEQPVQRGQEFALIDEADSILIDEARTPLIIGLSVPQETSTVELLRWCRRTAPRLTLNQDFIFEPDRRSVYLTDAGCRHVVLMPKPLVLDGVDTETIYEHVERAMTAELAFKRDRDYVIQEDEVVIVDEGTGRLMDGRKWQDGLHQAVEAKELLPITSATGQAARVTVQTYFRRYRHLAGMTGTAVQARRELKRGYKLSVSVIPTHRPCLREALPNRVFATQAAKWQAIMEDIRGLIEAGRAILCGTPSVHASEALSAILTENGIEHEVLNAYQHEREAAIVGKAGQKGRVTIATNMAGRGTDIILDEDVRKAGGLHVIATEYHSSKRIDRQLVGRAARQGDPGSFQFFLSLEDELLRCLPDAKVKAYRESARPDAKGEIGATWVKMFLRTQRFLEKQHTKQRKGLLKAEKDRHKRHREMGLDPFLELTE; this is translated from the coding sequence ATGCCCGCAAATCGGGTGCGAATGCTGCGATACTGGCGTGCGGTCGATCAAATCCTCGCCCGTTCCAAGCAGATGCGTGACTGGGGCGACACCAAAATCCGCGAGCGAGCGCTCGAGATCCGCTGGCAAGCACGCGGTGGAACCCCGATGAAAAAGTTGCTCGTCGAGAGCTACGCGTTGGTGCGTGAAGCGTCTCGTCGGGCCACCGGCAAAGAACACTATCCGGTGCAGATTCTTGGTGGCGTCGTGATGTTTCACGGCCACATTGCGGAGATGCAAACCGGGGAAGGGAAAACGCTGACCGCCACCCTGCCGGCGTTCTTACGGGCTTTGCCCGGTCGCGGATGCCATGTCATCACTGTGAACGATTACCTCGCACAACGGGATGCGGAATCGAACGAAGCGGTCTACAAGCTTCTTGGGTTGACGGTCGGTTGTATTCTGACGGAGCAAGAAGACGATGACCGTCGCGAGAACTACAAACGCGATATCACCTACGGCACGGCGAAAGAATTCGGTTTCGACTTTCTCAGAGATCGGCTGAAAATCGGTGGCGGAAACGAGGAGATCGATCGGCATCGTCCGTTCGGAACCCAGGGCGGAACTGGCGAACAGCCCGTCCAACGCGGGCAAGAGTTCGCACTGATTGACGAAGCCGACAGTATTCTGATCGACGAGGCGCGAACGCCGCTGATTATTGGTTTGTCGGTCCCACAGGAAACGAGCACGGTTGAACTGCTGCGTTGGTGTCGTCGAACCGCTCCACGTCTGACTCTCAATCAGGATTTCATTTTTGAACCGGACCGACGCAGCGTTTATCTGACGGACGCCGGTTGTCGCCATGTGGTCTTGATGCCGAAGCCATTGGTTCTCGATGGTGTTGATACCGAGACTATCTACGAACACGTCGAACGGGCGATGACTGCCGAATTGGCCTTCAAACGTGATCGCGATTATGTCATCCAAGAAGACGAAGTCGTTATCGTCGATGAAGGTACCGGTCGTTTGATGGATGGTCGAAAATGGCAGGATGGTTTACACCAGGCCGTCGAGGCGAAGGAACTTTTGCCGATTACGTCCGCAACCGGACAAGCCGCTCGTGTGACCGTGCAAACTTACTTCCGCCGTTATCGGCATTTGGCCGGGATGACTGGGACCGCAGTCCAAGCCCGTCGTGAATTGAAACGCGGCTACAAACTTTCTGTCAGTGTGATTCCTACCCACCGTCCGTGCTTACGAGAGGCATTGCCGAATCGGGTGTTCGCCACGCAGGCGGCGAAATGGCAAGCGATCATGGAGGATATTCGGGGCCTCATTGAGGCGGGACGGGCCATTCTTTGCGGGACTCCTTCTGTTCATGCATCGGAAGCGCTCAGTGCGATTTTGACGGAAAACGGCATTGAACATGAAGTCCTCAACGCGTATCAACACGAACGCGAGGCGGCCATTGTTGGCAAAGCCGGTCAAAAAGGACGCGTCACGATTGCGACAAACATGGCCGGACGTGGAACGGACATCATCCTCGATGAAGACGTGCGGAAGGCGGGCGGTTTGCACGTCATTGCAACGGAGTACCACAGTTCCAAACGGATTGACCGCCAGCTCGTCGGGCGAGCGGCTCGGCAAGGGGACCCGGGTTCATTTCAGTTCTTCTTGTCGCTCGAAGACGAACTTCTGCGGTGTCTGCCGGATGCGAAGGTGAAGGCGTATCGCGAGTCTGCCCGTCCCGACGCCAAGGGCGAAATTGGCGCGACTTGGGTGAAGATGTTTCTACGCACTCAGCGGTTCCTCGAGAAACAACATACCAAGCAGCGGAAAGGGTTGCTCAAAGCCGAGAAGGACCGTCACAAGCGGCATCGAGAAATGGGACTCGACCCGTTCTTAGAGCTAACGGAGTAG
- a CDS encoding DUF5076 domain-containing protein encodes MPTQSCGGRTALENIEIGCVAAYRLWAMRPHATVLGSMESEGLFDMPHELPIPPAAETDPQSLEMIRVWLADRKLHCVLNVGFWESRGLDEASAWGTVLADVVHHIANAHEAEYGRDPRETINAIVDALKSELARPTSKRLGQFHVDRQSDSSD; translated from the coding sequence ATGCCCACACAAAGCTGTGGGGGCCGTACGGCTCTCGAGAATATCGAAATCGGTTGTGTCGCGGCCTATCGTCTTTGGGCGATGAGGCCGCATGCGACTGTTCTCGGATCAATGGAAAGCGAAGGGTTATTCGACATGCCCCACGAACTTCCAATCCCACCGGCAGCTGAGACTGATCCGCAATCGTTGGAAATGATTCGAGTTTGGTTGGCCGATCGCAAACTTCATTGCGTTTTGAACGTCGGCTTTTGGGAATCGCGTGGACTCGATGAAGCGTCGGCGTGGGGCACGGTGCTGGCGGACGTCGTGCATCACATTGCAAACGCTCACGAAGCGGAATACGGCCGTGACCCTCGCGAGACGATCAACGCGATCGTCGATGCTTTGAAGTCAGAACTGGCTCGCCCAACCTCAAAGCGGCTTGGACAATTCCACGTCGATCGTCAGTCGGATTCCTCCGATTAG
- a CDS encoding efflux RND transporter periplasmic adaptor subunit: MNQPNLEAVREQVLRIARQIEQLCQSEIAPDEFFPQFLRLLGEAIAAEAAVFWQLDENRQIGLAHEVGLSQIGLSDAPAALTNNQRLLADALGTGQTILLHPENPMGRELPLNKQIILSPLKIGRDCVGVVEVFQRTETAPGARRGFMQFVERMCAAASQYLARRQKEESRPETDESYLESFSRFLYGLQRGRNLKETASVAASDGRMILETDRVSVIVRRGRKTEVLAVSGQERVHKRANLVRTMRTLAENVVKSGQTLVYTGSQAEWPPEIEQQLAHFVEEGRARMILMVPIKEPPPLIGYNDEEDQDQVKDAEEGRTFGCLVVEQMSEGVLSPRLRTRVDLVAGHVAAALHAARSQERIFLLPLWRRIGSVREWLVGRRLVKTLIAMAIILLVVGVMVLVPWDYRVTGEGRLMPVEQQHVFAPEDGDVEEINVKGGQRVKKGQLLLTLRNDQLESEYLALTHQLEQQKKRKTTLLGRVEQFSVVGEESMAQRDELLGQLEETRISIDDLTERVQKLSERRDQLTVIAPRDGVVATFQLQQKLRGRPVSRGEVLLEIMNDQGDWQLELDVSADRLGHLLDGYERLDTKQLPTEYILATRPEFTYDGVVEDLGTRAEVSQEDGLILPVIVDIDAEALSAEDRRIGAEVQAKISTGNRSLGYCLFGDVIEFFQRTFWL; the protein is encoded by the coding sequence GTGAATCAGCCGAATTTGGAAGCCGTTCGCGAGCAGGTTCTCCGTATTGCCCGCCAAATTGAACAGCTTTGCCAATCCGAAATCGCGCCGGACGAGTTTTTTCCGCAGTTCCTGCGTCTCTTGGGTGAAGCGATTGCCGCTGAGGCCGCGGTGTTTTGGCAATTGGACGAGAACCGCCAGATCGGTTTGGCGCACGAAGTCGGTTTGTCCCAAATCGGGCTTTCCGATGCACCGGCGGCACTTACGAACAATCAACGTTTGCTCGCCGACGCATTGGGGACGGGGCAAACGATTTTACTGCATCCCGAGAACCCCATGGGGCGGGAACTGCCGCTGAACAAGCAGATCATTCTGTCGCCGCTGAAGATCGGCCGCGATTGCGTTGGGGTGGTCGAAGTCTTTCAACGAACCGAAACCGCGCCGGGCGCGCGACGTGGTTTCATGCAGTTCGTGGAGCGGATGTGTGCGGCAGCTTCTCAGTATTTGGCTCGTCGTCAGAAAGAGGAAAGCCGACCGGAGACCGACGAAAGTTATCTCGAATCGTTCTCACGGTTTCTCTACGGTTTGCAACGCGGACGGAATTTAAAGGAAACCGCTTCGGTCGCGGCCAGCGACGGACGGATGATCCTCGAAACCGATCGTGTCAGCGTGATTGTTCGCCGGGGTCGCAAGACGGAAGTTCTCGCGGTCAGCGGGCAAGAGCGTGTTCACAAGCGGGCGAACCTCGTTCGGACGATGCGGACACTCGCGGAGAACGTGGTCAAGAGCGGTCAAACGCTCGTGTATACCGGCTCGCAGGCGGAGTGGCCGCCGGAAATCGAGCAGCAATTGGCTCACTTCGTCGAAGAAGGTCGGGCCCGAATGATTTTGATGGTGCCGATCAAAGAGCCACCGCCACTGATCGGCTACAACGACGAAGAGGACCAAGATCAAGTCAAAGACGCCGAGGAAGGCCGCACGTTCGGTTGTCTCGTCGTCGAACAGATGTCGGAAGGTGTCTTGTCACCGCGACTTCGAACTCGCGTGGATCTCGTCGCCGGTCACGTCGCGGCAGCATTGCACGCCGCTCGCTCGCAGGAACGGATTTTCTTGCTGCCGCTTTGGCGACGAATTGGAAGCGTTCGGGAATGGCTCGTCGGTCGGCGATTGGTGAAAACGCTGATTGCGATGGCGATTATCCTGCTGGTGGTTGGCGTGATGGTGTTAGTCCCTTGGGACTATCGTGTGACTGGTGAAGGCCGATTGATGCCGGTCGAGCAACAACACGTCTTCGCTCCCGAAGATGGTGATGTCGAAGAGATCAACGTCAAAGGTGGGCAGCGTGTCAAGAAAGGGCAACTGCTGCTCACACTTCGCAACGATCAACTTGAGTCGGAGTACCTCGCACTCACGCACCAACTCGAACAACAGAAGAAACGCAAAACAACGTTGCTGGGACGTGTCGAGCAGTTTAGCGTTGTGGGCGAAGAATCAATGGCTCAACGCGATGAACTACTCGGCCAACTAGAAGAGACTCGCATTTCCATCGACGACCTCACCGAACGCGTCCAGAAACTTTCAGAGCGTCGCGACCAACTGACCGTGATCGCTCCACGAGACGGCGTGGTGGCAACCTTCCAACTTCAGCAAAAGTTGCGAGGGCGGCCGGTGTCGCGGGGTGAAGTGCTCTTGGAAATCATGAACGATCAAGGCGATTGGCAACTCGAACTCGATGTCTCCGCCGATCGGCTAGGGCACTTGCTCGATGGATACGAACGACTCGATACGAAACAACTCCCCACGGAATACATTCTCGCCACACGGCCGGAATTCACGTACGACGGTGTTGTTGAAGACCTGGGAACCCGTGCGGAAGTTTCCCAAGAAGACGGGCTCATTTTGCCAGTGATTGTCGATATCGATGCCGAAGCGTTGTCCGCTGAGGATCGACGAATCGGCGCCGAAGTCCAGGCCAAGATCAGCACGGGCAATCGCAGCTTGGGCTATTGCCTCTTCGGCGATGTGATTGAGTTCTTCCAACGCACGTTCTGGTTGTAA